One Brassica napus cultivar Da-Ae chromosome C2, Da-Ae, whole genome shotgun sequence DNA window includes the following coding sequences:
- the LOC106448815 gene encoding uncharacterized protein LOC106448815, giving the protein MTDPETRYPTLEKMALAVVTSARKLRPYFQSHTIEVLTNQPLRTKMQNTNQSGRLSKWAIELSEHDIVFKNRTAAKSQVLADFLIELAPELEQDLILPSQNWILHVDGSSTNKGSGAGVQLQSPTGELIRQSFSFGFAASNNEAEYESLIAGLRLAKAVKAKRLSAYCDSQLGENVCADALAALGSRLRDQVKRTIPIHKINKPSIDLTPIETAIVAPITEATAANQVLEEAPDDTNDWRTELIDYLVDGKLPPEKWIARRLKTRSAHYVFLDGELHRWTATKVLLKCINGEETHLVMAETHEGAAGNHSGGRALALKVKSLGFYWSTMNADCEAYAQRCDQCQRHASTIHSPTQLLRTKTAPYPFMRWGMDIIGPMPSSRQKRFVLVLTDYFTKWIEAEAFASITEKEVQRFVWKNIICRHGLPYEIVTDNGSQFISNKF; this is encoded by the exons ATGACTGATCCAGAAACTCGGTACCCCACCCTTGAGAAGATGGCTCTCGCCGTTGTAACGTCGGCGAGAAAACTGCGCCCCTACTTCCAGTCGCACACAATCGAAGTATTGACAAATCAACCATTGCGAACGAAAATGCAGAATACAAACCAATCCGGACGGTTATCGAAGTGGGCTATCGAACTCAGTGAGCATGACATTGTCTTCAAAAATCGAACAGCTGCGAAATCTCAAGTCCTCGCAGACTTTCTCATCGAGCTAGCACCAGAGCTCGAGCAAGATCTAATTCTCCCGAGTCAAAATTGGATACTCCACGTCGATGGGTCGTCGACAAACAAAGGATCAGGGGCAGGAGTGCAGCTGCAATCCCCGACAGGAGAACTGATCAGACAGTCGTTCAGCTTCGGCTTCGCCGCTTCAAACAATGAAGCAGAGTACGAGTCATTGATCGCAGGACTAAGACTCGCCAAGGCAGTCAAGGCGAAACGCCTCAGCGCATACTGCGACTCACAACTC GGGGAGAACGTATGCGCTGACGCTCTTGCTGCCCTAGGTAGCAGGTTGCGCGATCAGGTGAAACGTACCATCCCTATCCACAAGATCAATAAACCAAGCATCGACCTGACTCCCATCGAAACCGCCATCGTAGCGCCAATAACCGAAGCCACAGCCGCGAACCAAGTCCTCGAAGAGGCGCCAGACGACACCAACGACTGGAGAACAGAACTTATTGACTATCTGGTCGATGGGAAGTTACCTCCCGAGAAATGGATCGCACGACGACTCAAGACGCGGAGTGCCCACTATGTCTTCCTCGACGGAGAACTCCACCGATGGACCGCAACCAAGGTACTTCTGAAGTGCATCAATGGCGAAGAGACGCATTTAGTCATGGCTGAAACGCACGAAGGCGCCGCAGGAAATCATTCTGGAGGTCGAGCACTTGCTTTAAAAGTAAAAAGTCTCGGTTTCTACTGGTCAACAATGAATGCAGACTGCGAAGCTTACGCCCAGCGATGCGATCAGTGCCAGCGACATGCCTCAACGATCCACTCCCCGACACAGTTGCTGCGAACGAAGACAGCTCCATACCCTTTCATGCGATGGGGGATGGACATAATCGGCCCGATGCCGAGTTCTCGACAGAAACGCTTCGTCCTGGTCTTGACAGATTACTTCACGAAATGGATTGAGGCAGAAGCTTTCGCAAGCATTACAGAAAAAGAGGTTCAACGATTTGTgtggaagaacatcatctgtCGCCATGGCTTACCTTACGAGATAGTGACTGACAACGGCTCCCAATTCATATCTAACAAATTTTAA